In a single window of the Rhodamnia argentea isolate NSW1041297 chromosome 2, ASM2092103v1, whole genome shotgun sequence genome:
- the LOC115738763 gene encoding uncharacterized protein LOC115738763, with product MNQSKRAAMITRSNLAEQLREYQIRSKHNWATVSFFSSTSTPSSSSRVDVVVFVIWELLILAFLVFSAVSLYFRRIRFAFILVCLTVLLLLCMKIAKKIRSARKKKRRMLLPLSM from the exons ATGAATCAGAGCAAGAGGGCAGCCATGATTACGCGATCGAATTTGGCGGAGCAGTTGAGGGAGTATCAGATTCGATCGAAGCACAATTGGGCAACcgtctccttcttctcctccacttccaccccctcctcctcttccag GGTGGATGTTGTGGTCTTTGTCATATGGGAGCTCCtcattttagcttttttagttttttcagcAGTTTCTTTATACTTTAGACGTATCCGATTTGCTTTTATCTTGGTATGCCTCACAGTGCTACTGCTCTTATGCATgaaaattgcaaagaaaataaGGTCAGCTAGGAAAAAGAAGCGAAGGATGCTTCTTCCTTTGTCCATGTAG
- the LOC115738727 gene encoding uncharacterized protein LOC115738727, whose translation MASSIETSKFSSHFRSISLPCRSHPLTTTVEEHLSRLRSSEAVSSSSSSSASKILGELKSLYDCIDDLLQLPLTQQALSHLRSPAEESLDGSLQLLDACGNVREAFSQMKECVQELKSSFRRRKRGDSSFAYEVEAYINSRKKLTKVISKYLRNLKKKGPNKGSPDEATLSILREAGEISLSVFQSLLRFFALASASSKPRGWSLVSKLLEAKRVSCDGGEETNEVQGLDATVLSLRSSKDIINQIGDLSKRLDALELSIQEIEEDLECIFRRLVKLRVSLLNIVNH comes from the coding sequence ATGGCTTCATCAATTGAGACCTCCAAATTTAGCAGCCATTTCCGGTCAATCAGCTTGCCTTGTAGGAGCCACCCTCTCACGACCACCGTAGAGGAGCATTTGTCTAGGCTCAGATCATCTGAAGCAGTGTCCTCATCGTCATCCTCATCGGCATCCAAAATTTTGGGAGAACTCAAGAGCCTGTATGATTGCATCGATGACTTACTTCAGTTGCCTCTCACTCAACAGGCTCTTTCCCACCTGAGAAGTCCAGCTGAAGAGTCGTTGGATGGTTCTCTCCAGCTGTTAGATGCTTGCGGTAATGTGAGAGAAGCTTTCTCACAGATGAAGGAATGTGTCCAGGAGCTCAAGTCTTCTTtccgaagaaggaaaagaggagatTCCAGCTTCGCCTATGAAGTAGAAGCATACATCAACTCTAGAAAGAAGTTGACCAAAGTCATCTCCAAGTACTtgagaaatttgaagaagaagggCCCAAACAAGGGCTCTCCCGACGAAGCTACCCTTAGCATTCTAAGAGAAGCTGGAGAAATCAGCCTTTCTGTATTCCAGTCCCTCTTACGTTTCTTTGCTCTGGCGAGTGCGAGCTCAAAGCCTAGAGGCTGGTCTCTCGTGTCAAAACTGCTGGAAGCTAAACGTGTTTCATGTGATGGAGGAGAAGAAACCAATGAAGTGCAAGGCTTGGACGCCACGGTACTCTCCCTCAGATCGAGCAAAGACATCATTAATCAAATAGGTGATCTTTCAAAGCGATTGGATGCTCTAGAGTTGAGCATTCAAGAAATTGAGGAGGACTTAGAATGCATTTTCCGGCGCCTAGTGAAATTGAGGGTTTCCCTTCTCAACATTGTTAACCACTAG